The region TGCCTGGCGCCTCCTCAAGTCGGCGCCGGGAACGCTTGGCCCTATCTTGCAATTAAAATTGCAGGTGTAAAGACTTTGCAATATATTTTGCAGTATCATTCAGCATCCGTTCCCGTGCTACCCATTGCAAGAGTCCCGCGCCATGCGCTTCGAAGACCTGGTCGTTTTTTTTTTTAGTTGGTCAACGTCCTGTTGAAGGACCCGACCATCGGCAGCTTCATGCCCGCACAGAAAGTCGCGGCCCGCGCCGGAGTGCATCCGTCCACGGCCAGCCGCCTGGCGCGCAAGCTGGGTTTCGACACCTATAGCGCCATGCGCGAGGCGCTGGAATTCGAACAGGACGCCTCGGCCCGCGTCCGTAAACGCATAGAAAGCGCGGCGGGACGGTCCCTGCTGGAATCCGTGGTGGCCGGCGAGATGGCGGCCCTCAGCCGCCTGATGGCGCAGGTCAGTCCGGAGCAGATCGCTGCCGCCACCAACAGCCTGCGCCGCGCGTCCAGAATCATCGTCATCGGCGAAAGCCACGCGGGCAGCCTGGCCGAATTGTTCGCGCGCCGCCTTAAAAGGTCCGGCTATCTGGCGACCGGCCTGGCGCACGCGGATTGGCAGGCGGCCGACGAACTGATCAGCCTGACGCAGAAAGACCTGGTATTCGGCATGATCTTCCGCCACGACAGTCCTGGCGTGGTGCGCGCCCTGACGCTGGCGGCGGAAAGAGGCGCCGGCACCATCCTGCTGACCGACCGCGCCGTGGCGGCCGCGGCCACGACAACGATCACCGCCAGAAGAGGCGAGCCCGGGGAATTCCATTCCCTGACGGTGCCCATGGCGATCTGCAACACGCTGGTGCTGGAGCTGTCCCGGGTGGACCGGGGCCGTTCGATGGAAGCGCTCGCCCAACTGGAAGACCTGCGCCTGTCGTTTGAAAACGCCGGCGCGCCGCGTAAGCGACGAATAACCGCCGTTGAATAACCGCCCTGGCGCCTGAGTCACGGCGCCCGATTCCCAGCCGTATCCCGAACGCATACCAACCATCACCATTCACCGCGCAAGCAGAGGAATTGGCATGTTGAAAATCAAACGGCGCGCCGTACGCGGCGTGCTCTCGTGTCTGTCGGCCGTGCTGCTGCCCATGTTGGCCGGCGGTCCCGCCCATGCCCAGGATGCCAACGACGCCAGGCCCAACCTGACGATCGCGGTAAATGAGCTGGCGCGTACGCTCGATCCGGCGGCAGGCAATGGCAACGTCGACGTGCGTATCTACTATTCGATCTTCGACACGCTCATCCGCCGCGATTTCAACCACCCGGAAGCCAATGGCGGCGCCAAGCTGGTGCCCGGCCTGGCGACGAGCTGGTCCTGGACCACGCCCACGACCTTCGAGGTGAAGCTGCGCCCGGACGTCACCTGCCATGACGGCAGCAAGTTCAAGGCCGACGACGTGCTGACCACGTTCTCGCCGGAACGCCTGTGGGGCCCGGATGCCTACTACGCCGAAGGCCCTGCTTACTTCGGCACGCTGCGCAAGGTGGAGAAGGTCGACGACACCACCGTGCGCTTCACCACCGCCGAACACGACGCGTCGCTGGAGCAGCGGCTGTCCAGCTACATGTCCTTCGTCATCTGCGGCGATGCCTGGAACAAATACAAGAAAGACGGCGTGGCCGCCAAGGTGTGGATGGACGACGCCGCCAAGGCCTTGCGCTGGAACCCCGTGGGCACCGGCCCTTACAAGTTCGCCGGTTATCAGAAGAACGACCACGTCACCTTGCAGGCCTTCGACGCGTACTACGGCGGCAAGCCGGCAGCTAAGAAAGTCACGTTCAAATCCGTGCCGGAAGTCGCGGCCCGCGTTGCCGGCCTGGTGGCGGGCGACTACGACATCGCCGCGGAGCTGCCGCCGGATCAATGGCAGGCCTTGGCGGGCTACAAGGACCTGACCTTGAAAACGGTGCCGCTGGAAAACAGTCATGTGGTGGTGTTCAACACCAACGACGCCCTGCTGTCCGACAAGAAGCTGCGCCATGCACTGAGCCTGGCGATCGACCGTCAGGCCCTGATCGACGCCCTGTGGAAAGGCAAGACCTATGCGCCCAATGGCTACCAGCTGCCCAGCTTCGGCAATCTGTACGACAAGAACCGGGCCGGTTATACCTATGACCCCGAGCAGGCCAAGAAGCTGCTCAAGCTGAGTCGCTACAAAGGCCAGGAGATCTCGTATCGCCTGATCCCGAACTACTACCTCTATAACGTCGAGGCCGCGCAGATCATGCAGGAGATGTGGCGTGCCGTCGGGATCAACGTGCGCATCGACTTCGTCGACAGCTTCAAGGACGTGCGCAAGCCAGGGGTGCAGATGTTCGCCTGGTCCAATACCTATCGCATCCCCGATCCGACCGGATCCCTGCTGATTCTATGGGGCGCGGATTCCGAAGCGCAGAAATCGCAGAAGCTCTACACGGCGAATCCGGAGTTCAACACTTTGGCCAAGACCTTATACACGGCCACCGATGCGGCAGAGCGGCGCGCCACCTACACCAAGGTGCTGGATATCTTCGAGGACGATATGCCGATGACCATGCTGTACAACCCGGTCACGGGTTATGCCATGAAAAAGAAGGTCGCGTGGCAGCCCTACGCCCAGTACTACATGGACCTGCGCCCCGACAACCTGTCGTTCGGATCGCCGTAATTGGAAGCGATACTCTCCGTCGAGGGTCTGCGGGTAGGTTTCCGCGGCGCGGCCGGATGGGCCGACGTGCTGCACGACGTCGGCTTCAGCGTCGCCCCTGGCCGCACGCTATGCATCGTGGGCGAGAGCGGCAGCGGCAAGAGCATCACCTGCCAGGCCATTCTGGGCCTGCTGGCGCGCAACGGACGCCAGACGGGCGGACGCGTCCTGTTCCAGGGCCGCGACCTGACGGCCTTGCCCGAGCGCGAGCTGCTGTCGGTACGCGGAGGCGCCATCGGCATGGTGTTCCAGGACCCGCTGGGTTCGTTGAATCCCGTGCATACGGTGGGCAGCCAGTTGCACGAGGCCCTGGCTTTGCACACGCCTTTATCGGCGGCGCAACGGGCCGCGCGCGCGCTGGAGCTGCTGGAAATGGTGGGCATTCCTGAACCCAGGCAGCGCCTGCGCTCCTATGTGCATCAATTCTCCGGCGGCATGGCGCAGCGCGTGATGATCGCCATGGCGCTGGCCTGCAACCCCAAGCTGTTGATCGCGGACGAGCCCACCACCGCGCTCGACGTCACCATACAGGCCCAGATCCTGGACCTGCTGAATCGCCTGAAAGCGCAGTTGGGCATGGCCATGCTTTTCATCACGCACGACCTGGGCGTGGTGGCGGAGATGGCCGATGACGTGGTGGTCATGCGGCAGGGGCGGGTGGTCGAAACCGCTACGGCCGCCGAATTGTTCTCGAACCCCCGCGAGCCCTACACCCAGCATTTGCTGGCCGCCATGCCGCGTCTGGATATACGCGCGCCGGTGTATCGGCCCCGGGAGACATGGTTATGAGCCGCCAGGAATACGATGGTGACCTGCTGGAGGTCGATGGCCTGCGCCGCTATTTCGGCGGAGCGCGCTCGTGGTTCGGCAAAGGTTCAGGCAAAGCCGGCAGCATCCGCGCTGTCGAAAACGTGTCCTTCAACCTGCGCATCGGCGAGACCCTGGGCCTGGTCGGCGAAAGCGGCTGCGGCAAGACCACGACGGGGCGCATGATCGTCGGCCTGGACCGGCCCACCCAAGGCGTCATCCGCTTCAAGGGCAAGGACCTGGCGTCTCTGTCCGCGCCGCAGTGGCGCGACAAGCGCGCCGAAGTCCAGATCATCTTCCAGAACCCGCTGGCGGCGCTGGACCCACGCCTGCCCGTGGGCAAGCAGATCCGCGAACCCCTGGACCTGCATGACATCGGCATCCCCAGCGAGCGCGATGCGGAAGTCGCCGAACTGATGCGTGCCGTCTCGCTGCCCCCCGAGCTGGCGCAGCGCTTTCCGCATCAGATCAGCGGCGGGCAGGCTCAACGCGTGGTGATCGCGCGGGCGCTGGCGCTCAAGCCCAGCCTGATCGTCTGTGACGAGCCGGTGTCCGCGCTGGACGTGTCGGTGCAGGCCACGGTGATCGCCCTGCTGGAGCACCTGCAGCAGGAATACGGCATCGCGTACCTGTTCATCTCACACGACTTGCGCGTCGTCAGGCGCCTGTCGCATCGGGTCGCCGTGATGTATCTGGGCCAGATCGTGGAAGAGGGCTGGACCGACGAGCTGTATGACCAACCGCTGCATCCCTATACCCGCGCGCTGCTGTCCGCCATCCCTGACGTGTCGAAGACGCCAGGGCAGGACCGGGGCGGCCGCGTGGTCCTCAAGGGCGAACCGCCCAGCCCGGCGAATCCGCCCAGCGGCTGCCATTTTCATACACGCTGCCCTTATGTGCTGCGCCGTTGTACGACCGAGGCTCCCGAGTTGCGCGTGATCGATGGCATTCATGCCGTGCGCTGCCATTTCGCGGAGCAGATCAAGGAACTTCGATGACCCGTCCTCTCGTCATTGCCCATCGTGGCTATTCTTCGCTTCACCTGGAAAATACCCAGGCCGCCTATGACGGCGCCATCGCCATCGGCGCGGACATGGTCGAAAGCGATGCACGCCTGACCAAGGATGGCCAGGTCTACGCCAGTCACGACGCCACCTTGTCCCGTATTGCCATGGACGGCGACACGCGGGCCATCGCCGATCTTACCGCCGCCGAACTCGACGCGATCGTCCTGCTGCGCGACGAGCGCCTGTCGCCCTTGTCGCTGACGTTGACGCGCATCGCGCCGCAGCTGCCCCTGCTCATCGACGTGAAGACACCAGACCTGCCCTTGATCGAAGCCGTGGTCCGGGACGTGCTGGCGCACGCCGCCGTCGATCACGTCTGGGTGGGCGTGCGCGATCTGGCGCAGATGCGGCGCGCGCGCGACCTGGCTCCGGGGCTGAAGTTGCTGGCGTTCTTGCCGGATTA is a window of Bordetella sp. N DNA encoding:
- a CDS encoding ABC transporter ATP-binding protein → MSRQEYDGDLLEVDGLRRYFGGARSWFGKGSGKAGSIRAVENVSFNLRIGETLGLVGESGCGKTTTGRMIVGLDRPTQGVIRFKGKDLASLSAPQWRDKRAEVQIIFQNPLAALDPRLPVGKQIREPLDLHDIGIPSERDAEVAELMRAVSLPPELAQRFPHQISGGQAQRVVIARALALKPSLIVCDEPVSALDVSVQATVIALLEHLQQEYGIAYLFISHDLRVVRRLSHRVAVMYLGQIVEEGWTDELYDQPLHPYTRALLSAIPDVSKTPGQDRGGRVVLKGEPPSPANPPSGCHFHTRCPYVLRRCTTEAPELRVIDGIHAVRCHFAEQIKELR
- a CDS encoding glycerophosphodiester phosphodiesterase family protein, which codes for MTRPLVIAHRGYSSLHLENTQAAYDGAIAIGADMVESDARLTKDGQVYASHDATLSRIAMDGDTRAIADLTAAELDAIVLLRDERLSPLSLTLTRIAPQLPLLIDVKTPDLPLIEAVVRDVLAHAAVDHVWVGVRDLAQMRRARDLAPGLKLLAFLPDYTRADEFEQAGAKAYRVWEGEVEQEDAERVLRDKPTWITMGGKGTPCEVGDTTPARLGRILELEPQGVLVNDPLLMIAPDASGIPSFD
- a CDS encoding ABC transporter substrate-binding protein; amino-acid sequence: MLKIKRRAVRGVLSCLSAVLLPMLAGGPAHAQDANDARPNLTIAVNELARTLDPAAGNGNVDVRIYYSIFDTLIRRDFNHPEANGGAKLVPGLATSWSWTTPTTFEVKLRPDVTCHDGSKFKADDVLTTFSPERLWGPDAYYAEGPAYFGTLRKVEKVDDTTVRFTTAEHDASLEQRLSSYMSFVICGDAWNKYKKDGVAAKVWMDDAAKALRWNPVGTGPYKFAGYQKNDHVTLQAFDAYYGGKPAAKKVTFKSVPEVAARVAGLVAGDYDIAAELPPDQWQALAGYKDLTLKTVPLENSHVVVFNTNDALLSDKKLRHALSLAIDRQALIDALWKGKTYAPNGYQLPSFGNLYDKNRAGYTYDPEQAKKLLKLSRYKGQEISYRLIPNYYLYNVEAAQIMQEMWRAVGINVRIDFVDSFKDVRKPGVQMFAWSNTYRIPDPTGSLLILWGADSEAQKSQKLYTANPEFNTLAKTLYTATDAAERRATYTKVLDIFEDDMPMTMLYNPVTGYAMKKKVAWQPYAQYYMDLRPDNLSFGSP
- a CDS encoding MurR/RpiR family transcriptional regulator, with product MKDPTIGSFMPAQKVAARAGVHPSTASRLARKLGFDTYSAMREALEFEQDASARVRKRIESAAGRSLLESVVAGEMAALSRLMAQVSPEQIAAATNSLRRASRIIVIGESHAGSLAELFARRLKRSGYLATGLAHADWQAADELISLTQKDLVFGMIFRHDSPGVVRALTLAAERGAGTILLTDRAVAAAATTTITARRGEPGEFHSLTVPMAICNTLVLELSRVDRGRSMEALAQLEDLRLSFENAGAPRKRRITAVE
- a CDS encoding ABC transporter ATP-binding protein encodes the protein MEAILSVEGLRVGFRGAAGWADVLHDVGFSVAPGRTLCIVGESGSGKSITCQAILGLLARNGRQTGGRVLFQGRDLTALPERELLSVRGGAIGMVFQDPLGSLNPVHTVGSQLHEALALHTPLSAAQRAARALELLEMVGIPEPRQRLRSYVHQFSGGMAQRVMIAMALACNPKLLIADEPTTALDVTIQAQILDLLNRLKAQLGMAMLFITHDLGVVAEMADDVVVMRQGRVVETATAAELFSNPREPYTQHLLAAMPRLDIRAPVYRPRETWL